The following are from one region of the Staphylococcus argenteus genome:
- the radA gene encoding DNA repair protein RadA — protein MAKKKVIFECMACGYQSPKWMGKCPNCGAWNQMEEIVEKAANPKHGVKTKEIAGKVQKLNSIKHETTPRVLTDSAEFNRVLGGGIVSGSLVLIGGDPGIGKSTLLLQICASLSQKKKVLYITGEESLNQTKLRAERLDEDSSELQVLAETDLEVIYQTVKEEQPDLLVVDSIQTIYHPEISSAPGSVSQVRESTQSLMNIAKQMNIATFIVGHVTKEGQIAGPRLLEHMVDTVLYFEGDEHHAYRILRAVKNRFGSTNEMGIFEMKQSGLKGVNNPSEMFLEERSTNVPGSTIVATMEGTRPLLIEVQALVTPTTFNNPRRMATGIDHNRLSLLMAVLEKKENYLLQQQDAYIKVAGGVKLTEPAVDLSVIVATASSLKDKAVDGLDCYIGEVGLTGEVRRVSRIEQRVQEAAKLGFKRAIIPKNNIGGWTYPEGIQVIGVTSVHEALSFALHS, from the coding sequence TTGGCCAAGAAAAAAGTGATTTTTGAATGTATGGCTTGTGGTTATCAATCTCCTAAATGGATGGGAAAATGTCCCAATTGTGGTGCTTGGAATCAAATGGAGGAAATTGTTGAAAAAGCTGCCAATCCAAAGCATGGAGTAAAAACAAAAGAAATAGCTGGTAAAGTACAAAAATTAAATAGTATTAAACATGAAACGACACCTAGAGTATTAACGGATTCTGCAGAATTCAACCGCGTATTAGGTGGCGGTATTGTTAGCGGATCACTGGTCCTGATAGGTGGAGATCCAGGTATTGGTAAGTCAACGTTACTTTTACAAATTTGTGCTTCTTTATCACAAAAGAAAAAAGTGTTATATATTACTGGGGAAGAATCCCTTAATCAAACGAAACTTCGAGCAGAGCGTTTAGATGAAGACTCTAGTGAATTACAAGTATTAGCAGAAACAGATTTAGAAGTTATATATCAGACAGTTAAAGAAGAACAACCAGACTTACTAGTAGTTGATTCTATTCAAACGATTTATCACCCTGAAATTAGTTCGGCACCGGGCTCTGTTTCACAAGTTCGTGAAAGTACACAAAGTTTAATGAACATTGCTAAACAAATGAATATTGCAACTTTTATTGTTGGACATGTAACGAAAGAAGGTCAAATTGCAGGTCCTAGATTATTGGAACATATGGTAGATACAGTGCTTTATTTTGAAGGTGATGAACATCATGCATATCGAATTTTACGTGCTGTTAAAAACCGTTTTGGCTCTACAAATGAAATGGGTATTTTTGAAATGAAACAAAGCGGATTAAAAGGTGTTAATAATCCGTCTGAAATGTTTTTAGAAGAACGTTCTACAAATGTTCCTGGGTCTACAATTGTTGCAACAATGGAAGGTACAAGACCACTTTTAATAGAAGTACAAGCGCTTGTGACACCGACAACATTTAATAATCCGAGAAGAATGGCAACGGGAATTGATCATAATCGACTTAGTTTACTAATGGCTGTTTTAGAAAAGAAAGAAAATTATTTATTACAGCAACAAGATGCTTATATCAAAGTCGCAGGTGGTGTGAAATTAACAGAGCCAGCTGTTGATTTAAGTGTAATTGTGGCTACCGCATCAAGCTTAAAAGATAAAGCAGTTGATGGTTTAGATTGTTACATTGGAGAAGTTGGTTTAACGGGTGAGGTACGTCGCGTATCTCGGATAGAGCAGCGCGTACAAGAAGCTGCAAAGTTAGGCTTCAAACGTGCAATTATTCCTAAAAATAATATTGGCGGATGGACATATCCAGAAGGGATTCAAGTAATTGGCGTAACTTCTGTACATGAAGCACTATCATTCGCTCTACATTCATAA
- a CDS encoding PIN/TRAM domain-containing protein, translated as MNIVKLIVIIIYLIIGSALGIIIIPEIANDLGLQDSNLLKNHYVDGIIGSIFIFLVFGIFIRRFANAIRGLEHFIMRRSAVEILFATIGLIIGLLISVMVSFILESIGNSIFNHFIPVIITILLCYFGFQFGLKKRDEMLMFLPENIARSMSQHTKSATPKIIDTSAIIDGRILEVIRCGFIDGNILIPQGVINELQIVADSNDSVKREKGKRGLDILNELYDLDYPTKVIHPTKSHSDIDTMLLKLAKQYHASIITTDFNLNKVCHVHGIKALNVNDLSEAIKPNVHQGDQLHILLTKMGKEPGQAVGYLDDGTMVVVDNAKNLIGSHVHLEVVSLLQTSSGRIVFAKKLDDTVTL; from the coding sequence GTGAATATCGTTAAACTAATTGTTATTATTATTTACTTAATTATTGGGAGTGCATTAGGAATTATTATTATTCCCGAAATTGCCAATGATCTTGGATTGCAAGACTCAAATTTGTTAAAAAATCATTATGTTGATGGCATAATTGGAAGTATTTTTATTTTCTTAGTCTTTGGAATATTTATTAGACGATTTGCAAATGCTATAAGAGGGTTAGAACATTTTATAATGCGTAGAAGCGCTGTCGAGATATTATTTGCTACAATAGGATTAATCATTGGATTACTTATATCTGTCATGGTTTCATTTATTTTAGAGTCAATTGGTAATTCAATTTTCAATCATTTCATTCCAGTTATAATTACCATACTATTATGCTATTTTGGTTTTCAATTCGGACTTAAAAAACGAGATGAAATGTTAATGTTTTTACCTGAAAATATCGCACGCTCTATGTCTCAGCACACTAAAAGTGCAACACCAAAAATTATCGACACAAGCGCAATTATTGACGGACGAATTTTAGAAGTTATTCGTTGCGGTTTTATCGATGGCAATATATTAATTCCACAAGGTGTGATTAATGAATTGCAAATTGTTGCAGATTCAAATGATAGTGTCAAACGTGAGAAAGGTAAACGAGGGTTGGACATATTAAATGAATTGTATGACTTGGATTATCCAACAAAAGTTATACATCCAACTAAATCACATAGTGATATCGATACGATGTTATTAAAATTGGCCAAACAATATCACGCAAGCATTATTACAACAGATTTTAATTTGAATAAAGTTTGTCATGTACATGGTATAAAAGCATTAAATGTTAATGATCTATCAGAAGCAATTAAACCAAATGTACATCAAGGAGATCAGCTACATATTTTATTAACAAAGATGGGCAAAGAACCTGGTCAAGCTGTTGGATATTTAGATGATGGAACGATGGTTGTTGTTGATAATGCTAAAAATTTAATTGGAAGTCACGTTCATTTAGAAGTAGTGAGTCTATTGCAAACATCTTCAGGAAGAATTGTATTTGCTAAAAAATTAGATGATACTGTCACTTTATAA
- the gltX gene encoding glutamate--tRNA ligase produces the protein MSDRIRVRYAPSPTGYLHIGNARTALFNYLFAKHYNGDFVIRIEDTDKKRNLEDGEASQFDNLKWLGLDWDESVDKDKGFGPYRQSERQHIYQPLIDQLLAEDKAYKCYMTEEELEAEREAQIARGEMPRYGGQHAHLTEEQRQQFEAEGRQPSIRFRVPQNQTFAFDDMVKGNISFDSNGIGDWVIVKKDGIPTYNFAVAIDDHYMEISDVIRGDDHISNTPKQIMIYEAFGWEPPRFGHMSLIVNEERKKLSKRDGQILQFIEQYRDLGYLPEALFNFIALLGWSPEGEEEIFSKDEFIKIFDEKRLSKSPAFFDKQKLAWVNNQYMKQKDTETVFQLALPDLVKANLIPENPSEEDLEWGRKLIGLYQKEMSYAGEIVPLSEMFFKEMPALGEEEQQVIDGEQVPELMTHLYSKLEALEPFEAAEIKKTIKEVQKETGIKGKQLFMPIRVAVTGQMHGPELPNTIEVLGKEKVLNRLKQYI, from the coding sequence ATGAGTGACCGCATAAGAGTAAGATATGCACCAAGTCCAACTGGATACCTTCATATTGGTAACGCAAGAACTGCGTTATTTAATTACTTATTTGCTAAACATTACAATGGAGATTTCGTTATCCGTATTGAAGATACGGATAAAAAACGTAACCTAGAAGACGGTGAAGCATCACAATTTGATAATTTAAAATGGTTAGGTTTAGATTGGGATGAGTCAGTAGATAAAGATAAAGGATTCGGACCATACCGTCAATCTGAGCGTCAACATATTTATCAACCATTAATAGATCAATTATTAGCGGAAGACAAAGCTTATAAATGTTATATGACTGAAGAAGAGTTGGAAGCTGAACGTGAAGCTCAAATCGCACGTGGTGAAATGCCTCGTTACGGCGGACAGCATGCACATTTGACTGAAGAACAACGTCAACAATTTGAAGCTGAAGGACGTCAGCCTTCTATACGTTTCCGAGTACCTCAAAATCAAACTTTTGCATTTGATGATATGGTTAAAGGAAATATTTCATTTGATTCAAATGGTATTGGAGACTGGGTAATCGTTAAAAAAGACGGAATACCAACATATAACTTCGCGGTAGCTATTGATGATCACTATATGGAAATTTCAGATGTCATTCGTGGCGATGATCATATTTCTAATACACCTAAACAAATCATGATTTATGAAGCATTTGGATGGGAACCACCTCGTTTTGGTCATATGTCTTTAATTGTAAATGAAGAACGTAAAAAGTTAAGTAAGCGTGATGGACAAATTTTACAATTTATTGAGCAGTATCGTGATTTAGGCTATTTACCAGAAGCATTATTTAATTTTATTGCGTTATTAGGATGGTCTCCAGAAGGCGAAGAAGAAATCTTCTCAAAAGATGAGTTTATCAAAATCTTTGATGAAAAGCGTTTATCAAAATCACCAGCATTTTTCGATAAGCAAAAATTGGCTTGGGTAAATAATCAATATATGAAACAAAAAGATACTGAAACAGTATTCCAATTAGCATTACCAGACTTAGTTAAAGCAAATTTAATACCTGAAAATCCATCTGAAGAAGATTTAGAATGGGGACGTAAGCTTATAGGTCTTTATCAAAAAGAAATGAGCTATGCAGGTGAAATTGTACCTTTATCAGAAATGTTCTTTAAAGAAATGCCGGCGTTAGGTGAAGAAGAGCAACAAGTAATTGATGGCGAACAAGTTCCAGAATTAATGACTCACTTATATAGTAAACTAGAAGCGCTTGAACCATTTGAAGCGGCAGAAATTAAAAAGACAATTAAAGAAGTTCAAAAAGAAACAGGTATTAAAGGTAAACAATTATTTATGCCTATTCGTGTTGCTGTAACTGGTCAAATGCATGGACCTGAATTACCTAATACTATTGAAGTACTTGGTAAAGAAAAAGTATTGAATCGTCTAAAACAGTACATTTAA
- the cysE gene encoding serine O-acetyltransferase, whose protein sequence is MILLKRMRDDIKMVFEQDPAARSTIEIITTYAGLHAVWSHLIAHKLYNQKKYVAARAISQISRFFTGIEIHPGAKIGKRLFIDHGMGVVIGETCTIGDNVTIYQGVTLGGTGKEKGKRHPDIGDNVLIAAGAKVLGNIKINSNVNIGANSVVLQSVPSYSTVVGIPGHIVKQDGVRVGKTFDHRNLPDPIYEQIKHLERQLEKTRNGEIQDDYII, encoded by the coding sequence ATGATCTTGTTAAAAAGAATGAGAGACGACATAAAAATGGTATTTGAGCAGGATCCAGCGGCACGTTCAACAATAGAAATCATTACAACATATGCCGGGTTACATGCAGTATGGAGTCATTTGATTGCACATAAATTATACAATCAAAAAAAATATGTTGCAGCACGCGCAATATCTCAAATTTCAAGATTTTTTACAGGTATAGAAATTCATCCAGGAGCCAAAATTGGTAAACGTCTATTTATTGATCACGGTATGGGCGTAGTGATTGGTGAAACATGCACAATCGGTGATAATGTAACAATTTATCAAGGCGTTACACTTGGCGGTACAGGGAAAGAAAAAGGGAAAAGACATCCGGATATCGGAGATAATGTTTTAATCGCAGCAGGGGCTAAAGTTTTAGGGAATATAAAAATAAATTCAAATGTAAATATTGGTGCAAATTCAGTAGTTTTACAATCTGTACCAAGTTATTCAACAGTCGTTGGTATACCAGGACATATTGTTAAGCAAGATGGTGTTAGAGTCGGCAAAACATTCGACCACCGTAACCTACCAGATCCAATTTATGAACAAATTAAGCATTTAGAACGACAACTTGAAAAGACTAGGAATGGAGAGATTCAAGATGATTACATTATATAA